From Geoalkalibacter sp., one genomic window encodes:
- a CDS encoding type II toxin-antitoxin system Phd/YefM family antitoxin, with amino-acid sequence MPTRKKDVVHSDEWRLQEAKNRLSQVVEEARRGKPQTITLRGTPAAVVLSFEQYQKLTRPSSPLSEFFKASPLRAVELDLERSRDNGPG; translated from the coding sequence ATGCCGACACGCAAGAAAGATGTGGTTCATTCGGATGAGTGGCGGTTGCAGGAGGCGAAGAATCGGCTGAGCCAGGTCGTGGAAGAAGCCCGGCGCGGCAAGCCGCAGACCATTACCCTGCGCGGGACGCCGGCGGCCGTGGTTTTGTCCTTCGAGCAATACCAGAAGTTGACGCGGCCATCTTCGCCGCTTTCCGAGTTCTTCAAGGCGTCCCCCCTGCGGGCGGTGGAACTCGATCTGGAGCGGAGCCGCGATAACGGGCCGGGATGA